A region of Ignatzschineria larvae DSM 13226 DNA encodes the following proteins:
- a CDS encoding MalY/PatB family protein, with amino-acid sequence MTTSTKIYDFDEIINRRNNNSDKWCAYSKEVLPMWIADMDFKAADEIVDGLTAMAQTGVYGYGKARPDRLLEAIVYRLQRLYNWTIAKESIVMLPSLVSGFNIAANLALRENPNAEYLFHTPAYPPFFAIEKNVGSKGIAVPLIEKVEGNTLRYEIDFDKMEATVTDNTKIFMLCNPQNPSGRVFTKEELLALEAFAEKHDLIVLSDEIHAELLWEGEHIPYATLNERAKAQTITLISASKTFNLPGLSGGFAIIENPELREAYEKAMMGFIPRMNVFAMKGTELAFDYGDEWLSQLKTYLIANRDYLVAELSKIEGLKFTVPEATFLMWLDFSDTSIAGNAYQSLLDHGLALNDGNTFGADDNYARINFGTSRCNIEKAVEIIRGTLGKATS; translated from the coding sequence ATGACAACTTCAACCAAAATTTATGATTTTGATGAGATTATCAATCGCCGTAATAATAACTCAGATAAATGGTGTGCTTATTCAAAAGAAGTGCTTCCTATGTGGATTGCGGATATGGATTTTAAAGCGGCCGATGAGATTGTAGATGGTTTGACAGCGATGGCACAAACCGGCGTATATGGTTACGGGAAAGCGCGTCCTGATCGCCTATTAGAAGCAATCGTCTATCGCCTACAGCGCCTATATAATTGGACAATTGCGAAAGAGAGCATTGTTATGTTGCCAAGCCTTGTGAGTGGTTTTAATATCGCCGCTAATTTGGCACTGCGGGAGAATCCTAATGCAGAATATCTCTTTCACACGCCGGCTTATCCGCCCTTTTTTGCCATTGAGAAAAATGTGGGGAGCAAAGGGATTGCGGTGCCGCTCATCGAGAAAGTCGAGGGCAACACACTGCGTTATGAGATCGACTTTGACAAAATGGAAGCCACTGTTACGGACAATACTAAGATTTTTATGCTCTGTAACCCACAAAACCCATCGGGTCGTGTCTTCACAAAAGAGGAGCTATTAGCTTTAGAAGCTTTTGCTGAGAAGCATGATTTAATCGTGCTTTCGGATGAGATTCATGCGGAGCTTTTATGGGAAGGGGAACATATTCCTTACGCAACATTGAATGAGCGGGCAAAAGCACAGACGATTACGCTTATTTCTGCAAGTAAGACTTTTAACTTACCAGGGTTAAGTGGCGGCTTTGCGATTATTGAGAATCCTGAACTTCGGGAAGCATATGAGAAAGCAATGATGGGCTTTATCCCTCGTATGAATGTATTTGCCATGAAAGGTACAGAGCTGGCTTTTGATTATGGTGATGAGTGGCTTTCGCAGCTTAAAACCTATCTGATCGCTAATCGTGATTATTTAGTGGCTGAGCTTTCGAAGATTGAAGGCCTTAAATTTACCGTACCAGAAGCAACCTTTTTAATGTGGCTCGATTTCTCTGATACTTCAATTGCCGGTAATGCTTATCAATCTCTATTAGATCATGGCTTAGCCTTAAATGATGGCAATACTTTTGGTGCAGATGACAACTATGCCCGCATCAATTTTGGCACATCTCGCTGCAATATTGAGAAGGCGGTAGAGATTATACGAGGGACTTTAGGAAAAGCTACTTCATAA
- the modB gene encoding molybdate ABC transporter permease subunit yields MILTEYEWSIIVLSLKIGAVAIIFSLPFGILCAWVLARKNFRGKTILDSIINLPLVLPPVVIGYLLLITMGRNGYLGKWIDQIFGISFSFNWKGAALASAVVSFPLLVRAIRISFESIDQNLEFAARSLGASRLKMFFTVTLPLAMPGIIAGVVLAFARSLGEFGATITFVSNIPGETRTLPLAMYTLIQIPNQESATMRLCIIAIAISFIALFLSEVLQRAHKKRLGLQS; encoded by the coding sequence ATGATTCTCACTGAATATGAATGGTCAATCATTGTTTTAAGCTTAAAGATCGGCGCAGTTGCCATTATCTTTAGCCTCCCTTTCGGTATTCTATGCGCTTGGGTTCTTGCTCGGAAAAACTTCCGAGGTAAAACAATCCTCGATAGCATCATTAATCTTCCCCTTGTTTTACCGCCGGTTGTCATTGGTTATCTACTATTGATTACAATGGGGCGAAATGGCTATCTTGGAAAATGGATTGATCAGATCTTCGGCATCTCTTTTAGCTTTAATTGGAAAGGAGCGGCCCTTGCATCTGCCGTTGTCTCGTTCCCACTCTTAGTGCGCGCTATCCGCATTAGTTTTGAATCCATTGATCAAAATCTCGAATTTGCCGCCCGTAGCTTAGGCGCTTCTCGGCTCAAGATGTTCTTTACCGTGACACTACCCTTAGCAATGCCCGGTATCATTGCCGGCGTAGTGCTAGCCTTTGCGCGCTCACTGGGGGAATTTGGCGCCACAATTACCTTCGTATCGAATATCCCCGGTGAAACCCGAACCTTGCCATTAGCAATGTATACCCTTATTCAAATTCCCAATCAAGAATCCGCGACAATGCGTCTCTGTATTATTGCTATTGCCATCTCTTTTATTGCACTTTTCCTCTCCGAAGTGTTACAGAGAGCTCATAAAAAACGGTTGGGTTTGCAATCTTAG
- the modA gene encoding molybdate ABC transporter substrate-binding protein → MKLFKRSALALLILPASLMAQAENITVFAAASLQNAVDEITEAYGKIDSQDHIESLYDSSSNLARQIEQGAPADIFISANQSWMNYLEEKNLIDNPTRTNIVKNELALITYKENPTKYKVEFASNEFWKDALAKTHIALGDPDHVPAGLYAKESFEKLGVWKTVEPRVAAAQNVRAALLLVEVKEADLGVVYSSDASVSEKVKTVTTFPADLHEPIEYPIAIMKDRASEPVEGFYKYLLSDDAAAIFKKYGFAAPTK, encoded by the coding sequence ATGAAACTCTTTAAAAGAAGTGCGCTTGCGCTCCTTATTCTCCCTGCAAGTTTAATGGCTCAAGCAGAAAACATCACTGTTTTCGCAGCAGCATCACTCCAAAATGCAGTGGATGAGATCACTGAAGCATACGGTAAAATCGACAGTCAAGATCATATCGAATCGCTCTATGACTCTTCATCAAATCTTGCACGCCAAATCGAACAAGGCGCACCGGCAGATATCTTTATCTCAGCAAACCAAAGCTGGATGAACTATCTTGAAGAGAAAAATCTCATCGATAATCCAACGCGCACTAATATCGTTAAAAATGAGTTAGCGCTTATCACTTACAAAGAGAATCCTACAAAATATAAAGTCGAATTTGCCTCTAATGAATTTTGGAAAGATGCGCTAGCGAAAACACATATTGCCTTAGGTGATCCTGATCACGTTCCGGCAGGTCTCTATGCCAAAGAATCTTTTGAAAAATTAGGCGTTTGGAAGACTGTTGAACCTCGCGTTGCCGCAGCACAAAACGTGCGCGCAGCCCTTCTCTTAGTAGAAGTGAAAGAAGCAGATTTAGGGGTTGTTTACTCCTCTGATGCAAGTGTCAGTGAGAAAGTGAAAACGGTGACCACATTCCCTGCGGATCTTCACGAGCCGATTGAGTACCCTATTGCTATTATGAAAGATCGCGCTTCAGAACCTGTTGAGGGATTCTACAAATATCTTTTAAGTGATGATGCGGCGGCTATTTTTAAAAAATATGGCTTTGCAGCACCGACTAAATAG
- the aroQ gene encoding type II 3-dehydroquinate dehydratase, which produces MNRNRDKNILLINGANLNLLGMREPEIYGSTTLAMLEEMMINKAHQLKATLKTMQSNREYEIIEAIHAAKTTDIDGIIINPGAFTHTSVAIRDAFLGVDIPFVEIHISNVYQRETFRHHSYLSDIASGVVVGCGLYGYELALLQILNIISHK; this is translated from the coding sequence ATGAATCGAAATAGAGATAAAAACATACTTTTAATCAATGGAGCGAATCTAAACCTCCTAGGAATGCGTGAACCTGAAATTTATGGTTCTACGACCTTAGCGATGCTAGAAGAGATGATGATTAATAAAGCGCATCAACTTAAAGCGACGCTTAAAACGATGCAGAGTAATCGAGAGTATGAGATTATCGAAGCGATTCATGCCGCAAAAACAACAGATATTGACGGTATCATTATTAATCCCGGTGCATTTACCCATACAAGTGTTGCTATTCGGGATGCTTTTTTGGGTGTCGATATCCCTTTTGTAGAGATTCATATCTCAAATGTTTACCAACGAGAGACCTTCCGACATCACTCCTATCTCTCAGATATTGCGAGTGGCGTTGTAGTCGGTTGTGGGCTTTATGGTTATGAGCTTGCACTACTACAGATATTGAATATAATCTCTCATAAATAG
- a CDS encoding transglycosylase SLT domain-containing protein has protein sequence MIIQQTQSFKTKLGLTLCLFLSSFISFGSAKEVEARGAGSELLTTKLAQGMQIKDKNHTRVKSMIKEFESHSQSVFTHLDGEGLVVFNFVVQEVERRGMPLEIAFIPLVESGYRPSARNGQHIGLWQLSPVAAKTFGIHVSPKSDGRLNLIKATNGALDYLEYLNRRFDGDWLLTIAAYNAGEGRVLRSMKKNRAAGKPTDYWHLDLPAITKAYIPKVLALSSLSLKEERFDILMAKIPQLVEVKAQNKAKLLNTVKKHGIDDQTIKYFNPSDVYAKDGSSIVILMKELLDLDGLSSYAL, from the coding sequence ATGATTATACAACAGACGCAAAGTTTTAAAACCAAACTCGGACTTACCCTTTGTCTTTTTCTCTCTTCGTTTATCTCATTTGGCAGTGCAAAAGAGGTGGAAGCTAGGGGGGCAGGTAGTGAGCTTCTAACTACAAAACTAGCACAAGGAATGCAGATTAAGGATAAAAACCATACTCGAGTTAAATCGATGATTAAAGAGTTTGAATCCCATAGTCAAAGCGTATTTACCCATTTAGATGGGGAGGGCTTAGTAGTATTTAACTTTGTGGTACAAGAAGTTGAACGCCGAGGAATGCCGCTTGAGATTGCTTTTATTCCTTTAGTAGAGAGTGGTTATAGGCCTAGTGCTCGTAATGGTCAGCATATTGGTCTTTGGCAATTAAGTCCTGTTGCCGCTAAAACGTTTGGTATTCATGTTTCACCTAAATCAGATGGTCGTTTGAATTTGATTAAAGCGACTAATGGTGCTTTGGATTATCTTGAGTATCTCAACCGTCGTTTTGATGGTGATTGGCTTTTGACGATTGCCGCTTATAATGCTGGAGAAGGGCGCGTACTTCGCAGTATGAAGAAGAATCGTGCTGCGGGGAAACCCACCGATTATTGGCACTTAGATCTTCCTGCGATTACTAAAGCATATATTCCTAAAGTATTGGCATTGTCATCATTATCTTTGAAAGAAGAACGCTTTGATATTTTGATGGCTAAAATTCCGCAATTAGTGGAAGTAAAAGCTCAAAATAAAGCTAAATTACTCAATACCGTCAAAAAACATGGTATTGATGATCAAACGATTAAATATTTTAATCCATCAGATGTCTATGCTAAAGATGGCTCATCTATTGTGATTTTGATGAAAGAGCTCTTAGATTTAGATGGATTATCCTCTTATGCACTGTAA
- a CDS encoding aminoacyl-histidine dipeptidase has protein sequence MIEQKSPQLLWQHFAQLSAIPRPSKKEERVRAFYKAYAAEKGFAFDEDEIGNIVIKKPATPGYENAPKVILQGHIDMVCQKRDESDHDFDNDPIALQIKEDWLYATDTTLGADNGIGVAAAVAILEDETAEHGPLEVLLTVDEEQGMGGVQNIRENWLEGQYLLNLDSEEEGECTVGCAGGSDFAVTKSLNFDQEARGVFYRVTVEGLRGGHSGIDVHKELGNANMLLAELLAGFAHRSALRLASFTGGTLRNAIPRSAVAVVSVHEAHKADFEAYLEEMNQSFKARLKGADEGVNIRFVASEPQPTIDAEESAKVLNLLLLLPCGVIRKSVEIPVVETSCNVGVVRIDPEHQLQIDLLARSITDRGLDVVRTRIKAAALLSGAFSEESNDYPAWQPNLDSVPLQRLLEVYRAETGEEMKISVLHAGLETGLLGQKYPHLEMVSFGPTIKGAHSPDERVNIPSVDRFYHLLKLLLKNLK, from the coding sequence ATGATTGAACAAAAATCCCCCCAACTTTTATGGCAACATTTTGCACAATTAAGCGCTATTCCTCGCCCCTCTAAAAAAGAGGAGAGAGTCCGCGCATTCTATAAAGCGTATGCGGCAGAGAAAGGCTTCGCTTTTGATGAAGATGAGATCGGTAATATCGTGATTAAAAAGCCGGCAACACCGGGTTATGAAAATGCCCCGAAGGTGATTTTACAAGGTCATATCGATATGGTTTGTCAAAAGCGGGATGAGAGTGATCACGATTTTGATAATGACCCGATTGCGCTACAGATCAAAGAGGATTGGCTCTATGCAACCGATACGACTTTAGGGGCGGATAATGGGATTGGTGTTGCCGCAGCGGTTGCGATCTTAGAAGATGAGACAGCAGAACACGGTCCATTAGAAGTGCTCTTAACTGTGGATGAAGAGCAAGGTATGGGCGGCGTGCAGAATATTCGGGAGAATTGGTTAGAGGGGCAATATCTTCTCAATCTCGATAGTGAAGAAGAGGGAGAATGTACGGTCGGTTGTGCCGGTGGCTCTGATTTTGCGGTGACGAAATCACTGAATTTCGATCAAGAAGCACGAGGTGTTTTCTATCGTGTCACTGTTGAAGGGTTACGGGGCGGACATTCCGGGATTGATGTGCATAAAGAGCTTGGGAATGCCAATATGCTTTTAGCGGAACTACTGGCCGGATTTGCGCATCGCTCGGCGTTACGTTTAGCTTCTTTTACCGGCGGGACATTACGCAATGCGATTCCGCGTTCAGCGGTGGCGGTTGTTTCTGTACACGAAGCGCATAAAGCAGATTTTGAAGCCTATCTTGAAGAGATGAATCAATCCTTTAAAGCGCGTTTAAAAGGGGCGGATGAGGGTGTGAATATTCGATTTGTCGCTTCTGAACCGCAACCGACGATTGACGCTGAAGAGAGTGCAAAAGTGCTCAACTTGTTGCTGTTATTGCCTTGTGGGGTGATTCGTAAATCGGTGGAAATCCCTGTTGTTGAAACAAGCTGTAATGTTGGCGTTGTCCGCATTGATCCTGAACATCAATTGCAGATCGATCTTTTAGCAAGATCAATCACAGATCGAGGCTTAGATGTGGTGCGGACACGTATTAAGGCTGCAGCACTGCTAAGTGGTGCATTCTCTGAAGAGAGCAATGATTATCCTGCGTGGCAGCCTAATCTTGACTCAGTGCCATTACAGCGCTTATTAGAGGTCTATCGTGCAGAAACAGGGGAAGAGATGAAAATTTCTGTATTGCACGCCGGACTTGAAACAGGGCTTTTAGGTCAGAAATATCCTCATTTAGAGATGGTAAGCTTTGGGCCTACGATTAAAGGGGCTCATTCACCGGATGAGCGAGTGAATATTCCAAGTGTTGATCGTTTCTATCATCTTTTAAAGTTACTGTTGAAAAATTTGAAGTAG
- the accC gene encoding acetyl-CoA carboxylase biotin carboxylase subunit: protein MLKKVLIANRGEIALRILRACKELGIQTVAVHSTADKDLKHVRLADESVCIGPAAPGASYLNVPSIIAAAELTNADAIHPGYGFLAENADFAEQVESSGFIFIGPKADTIRIMGDKVSAKKAMIEAGVPCVPGSGDALSDDKEENLRLAREVGYPIIVKASGGGGGRGMRVVESEKDLLRSIELTKSEALAAFGNPEVYMERYLEKPRHIEIQVLADGQGHAIHLGERDCSLQRRHQKVVEEAPAPGITAEERAQIGEACVAACKRINYRGAGTFEFLYENGEFFFIEMNTRIQVEHPVTELITGVDLVREQLKIASGEPLSLTQDDIQIEGHAIECRINAEHPETFVPSPGTITTYHPPGGPGIRIDTHIYTGYRVPPYYDSMIAKIIAYGPTREMAIARLKNALQELVIEGINTNAELHLRILNDPGFLKGGMDIHYLEKMLKEAKIGA from the coding sequence ATGTTAAAAAAAGTATTAATTGCCAATCGTGGAGAGATCGCACTTCGAATTTTAAGAGCTTGTAAAGAACTTGGAATTCAAACTGTCGCCGTTCACTCCACTGCAGATAAAGACTTAAAGCATGTTCGTCTTGCAGATGAGTCTGTCTGTATCGGACCGGCAGCTCCCGGCGCTAGCTACCTGAATGTACCCAGTATTATTGCAGCGGCCGAGCTTACCAATGCTGATGCAATCCATCCTGGTTATGGCTTCCTCGCTGAGAATGCGGATTTTGCAGAGCAAGTAGAGAGCTCAGGCTTTATCTTCATTGGCCCTAAAGCTGATACTATTCGGATTATGGGCGATAAAGTCTCTGCAAAAAAAGCGATGATCGAAGCGGGTGTTCCTTGTGTACCGGGTTCAGGTGATGCACTCTCTGATGATAAAGAAGAGAATCTTCGCCTTGCTCGTGAAGTCGGTTATCCTATTATCGTCAAAGCTTCCGGCGGTGGCGGTGGTCGCGGTATGCGCGTTGTGGAATCTGAAAAAGATCTCCTTCGCTCAATCGAGCTTACTAAATCAGAAGCGCTCGCGGCCTTTGGTAACCCTGAAGTCTATATGGAACGTTATCTTGAAAAACCACGCCATATCGAGATTCAAGTATTAGCTGATGGTCAAGGTCATGCCATTCACTTAGGTGAACGCGATTGTTCATTACAACGTCGCCATCAAAAAGTGGTTGAAGAAGCCCCTGCGCCTGGCATTACTGCCGAAGAGCGTGCGCAAATCGGTGAAGCGTGTGTTGCTGCGTGTAAGCGTATTAATTATCGTGGTGCCGGTACATTTGAGTTTCTTTATGAAAATGGTGAATTCTTCTTTATCGAGATGAATACCCGTATTCAGGTTGAACATCCTGTGACAGAACTTATTACAGGTGTTGATCTTGTGAGAGAACAGCTCAAAATTGCAAGTGGCGAGCCATTAAGTTTAACGCAAGATGATATCCAAATCGAAGGACATGCTATTGAATGCCGGATTAATGCCGAGCATCCTGAAACATTTGTGCCGTCACCAGGTACGATCACGACTTATCACCCACCAGGTGGTCCTGGAATTCGAATCGATACCCATATCTACACCGGCTATCGTGTCCCGCCATACTATGACTCAATGATTGCGAAAATTATTGCTTATGGACCGACTCGTGAAATGGCTATTGCACGCCTTAAAAATGCACTGCAAGAGCTTGTGATTGAGGGGATCAATACCAATGCGGAATTACACCTACGGATTTTAAATGATCCAGGATTCCTCAAAGGTGGCATGGATATTCACTATCTTGAGAAAATGCTGAAAGAAGCGAAAATTGGGGCTTAA
- a CDS encoding XdhC family protein translates to MKMLDLQVLETALQWLQQDRPIWLATVLHTYGSAPRSPGALFVADANGQYYGSLSGGCIEEDFLEKIQTGFFTEKSEEVVYGEQSEQFKPTTTLPCGGTIDLLVEYIVPSDERMIYLKTMISALKDHDILKKSVTLGEYPTLATAVEANNLPFIQHHGTHMELTIRSYTTLFIAGISAVGLYCMEFADQLGFAVIVADDREEEIRQLKSLPIYERITFLKTFPAQYIENNSISAQTAIISLTHDPRIDDLTMLAALETPAFYIGAMGSKRNSANRLERLKACSNFTDQELSRIHAPIGLSIGSKTPAEIALAIMADIVKAKNGK, encoded by the coding sequence ATGAAAATGCTCGATCTACAAGTTCTAGAAACCGCTCTGCAATGGTTACAACAAGATCGCCCAATTTGGTTAGCGACCGTCCTGCATACTTATGGTTCTGCACCCCGTTCACCCGGCGCGCTATTTGTAGCTGATGCTAATGGACAATATTATGGCTCACTCTCTGGCGGTTGTATTGAAGAAGATTTCCTAGAAAAAATTCAGACCGGATTTTTCACTGAAAAGAGTGAAGAGGTGGTGTATGGCGAACAGAGTGAGCAATTTAAGCCCACTACAACCCTTCCTTGTGGCGGCACTATTGATCTCTTGGTGGAATATATTGTGCCCTCCGATGAGAGAATGATCTATTTAAAAACAATGATTTCGGCACTCAAAGACCATGATATTTTGAAAAAGAGTGTTACATTAGGAGAATACCCTACGCTAGCAACAGCAGTAGAAGCGAATAATCTCCCCTTTATTCAGCATCATGGGACGCATATGGAATTAACTATTCGTAGCTACACAACGCTCTTTATCGCCGGGATCTCGGCAGTAGGTCTCTATTGCATGGAATTTGCCGATCAATTAGGATTTGCCGTCATTGTTGCCGATGATCGAGAAGAGGAGATCCGGCAACTCAAAAGTTTACCAATCTATGAGAGAATTACCTTCTTAAAGACATTCCCGGCACAATATATAGAAAATAATAGTATCTCTGCACAAACTGCGATTATTTCATTAACGCATGACCCTAGAATTGATGATTTAACGATGTTAGCAGCCTTAGAAACGCCAGCTTTCTATATCGGCGCAATGGGCTCTAAACGCAATAGCGCTAACCGTCTTGAGCGATTAAAAGCGTGTAGTAATTTCACCGATCAGGAACTCTCACGCATCCATGCACCCATTGGGCTCTCCATTGGTAGTAAAACGCCGGCAGAGATTGCACTTGCAATTATGGCGGATATTGTGAAAGCGAAGAATGGTAAGTAG
- a CDS encoding MATE family efflux transporter — MAKVDQLQELKEAPIKKLLWKYSLPAIIGSSVAALYNIITRYFVGNASYLDDHALSAMGIALPVMTLIAAFGMLVGAGAGSRISIFLGNQDYDKAESVVGTSLLLTLIITLTVSYGLFLFLEPLVYKLGADEETYQYTYDFLRIFLPGAIFSNLCFSFNNMMRASGYPRKAMYTMLLTLVVNTILAPFFINFLKWGIQGAAISIVSSMVIGTIFVMGHFVGKNTLLRFRLSKIRLNWQITKAVLSIGMSPFLMNIVSAVIIFIIIHQVKIFGGSIGVAAYTIANVTLMLVVLVLLGLTQGMQPIVGYSYGAGAYHRLREALLYTIKVGVMIGIIASSIGIFFPAILVRPFNPSETLAVETMGAIRIVTMLFPLVGFQMVVTIFFQSIGKVGHSIFLSLSRQIIFLIPALFILPRLFTEWGYKPIFGVWFSIPTADFISAFTAALFLWLQLREFKKLRLAHEAELMAKTQKEA, encoded by the coding sequence ATGGCAAAAGTAGATCAATTGCAGGAGCTCAAAGAAGCGCCGATTAAGAAACTTTTATGGAAATACTCTTTGCCGGCGATTATCGGGAGCTCTGTTGCGGCACTTTATAATATTATTACCCGTTACTTCGTCGGGAATGCGAGTTACTTAGATGATCACGCATTAAGTGCGATGGGCATTGCATTGCCGGTAATGACATTAATTGCGGCATTTGGGATGTTAGTAGGGGCCGGCGCGGGGAGTCGGATTTCTATTTTTCTAGGCAATCAAGATTACGATAAAGCTGAAAGTGTTGTCGGGACATCGCTACTTTTGACGCTGATTATTACGCTCACCGTCTCTTATGGGTTATTTCTCTTTTTAGAGCCGCTTGTCTATAAACTCGGGGCAGATGAAGAGACTTATCAATATACTTATGATTTCTTACGGATCTTCTTGCCGGGGGCAATCTTCTCAAATCTCTGCTTTAGTTTTAATAATATGATGCGCGCCTCGGGCTATCCTCGTAAAGCGATGTATACGATGCTATTAACGCTCGTGGTGAATACGATCCTAGCGCCCTTTTTTATTAATTTCTTGAAGTGGGGTATTCAAGGAGCGGCAATTTCGATTGTCTCTTCGATGGTGATCGGGACGATCTTTGTAATGGGGCATTTTGTTGGCAAGAATACGCTATTGCGGTTTAGACTCTCTAAAATTCGCTTGAATTGGCAGATTACTAAAGCCGTTTTAAGTATCGGAATGTCCCCATTTTTGATGAATATTGTGTCAGCAGTCATTATCTTTATTATCATTCATCAGGTGAAAATTTTCGGGGGCTCGATCGGCGTTGCAGCTTATACTATCGCGAATGTGACCTTGATGTTAGTTGTATTGGTGCTCTTAGGTCTTACACAAGGAATGCAACCGATCGTGGGTTATAGTTACGGTGCCGGTGCTTATCATCGGTTACGGGAAGCCTTACTCTATACCATTAAAGTAGGGGTAATGATTGGGATTATTGCTTCTTCTATCGGTATCTTCTTCCCGGCGATCTTAGTGCGTCCTTTTAACCCCTCTGAAACATTGGCGGTTGAAACGATGGGTGCTATTCGTATTGTAACGATGTTATTTCCCTTAGTGGGCTTTCAGATGGTCGTCACTATTTTCTTCCAAAGCATTGGTAAAGTAGGGCATTCGATCTTCTTAAGCCTCAGCCGACAAATTATCTTCTTAATCCCGGCGCTCTTTATTTTGCCAAGACTCTTTACAGAGTGGGGTTATAAACCCATTTTCGGCGTTTGGTTCTCGATTCCAACGGCTGACTTTATTTCCGCCTTTACAGCGGCGCTTTTCCTCTGGTTACAGTTGCGGGAATTTAAGAAATTGCGTTTAGCGCATGAGGCAGAGTTAATGGCGAAAACACAAAAAGAAGCTTAA
- the accB gene encoding acetyl-CoA carboxylase biotin carboxyl carrier protein — MDIKEIEKLVELIDKSSIDEIEITDGEESLRISRFPKEAPGMQMMQPMMQPMQMPQVQMQAQSPAVATTAAEAPKAELSGKVIRSPMVGTFYRAASPTSDPFTEVDAQVNVGDVVCIIEAMKMFNQIESEESGKVVKFLVENGEPVEFDQPLMILA, encoded by the coding sequence ATGGATATTAAAGAAATAGAAAAATTAGTCGAACTCATTGATAAATCATCTATCGATGAAATCGAAATTACCGATGGTGAAGAATCGCTTCGCATTAGCCGTTTCCCTAAAGAAGCGCCCGGCATGCAGATGATGCAACCGATGATGCAGCCTATGCAAATGCCACAAGTTCAGATGCAAGCGCAAAGCCCTGCTGTTGCAACAACTGCAGCTGAAGCACCTAAAGCTGAACTTTCAGGTAAAGTGATTCGCTCTCCGATGGTAGGAACTTTCTATCGCGCAGCTTCCCCTACATCTGACCCATTCACAGAAGTCGATGCACAGGTTAATGTCGGGGACGTTGTATGCATTATCGAAGCAATGAAAATGTTCAATCAGATTGAGTCTGAAGAATCAGGTAAAGTTGTAAAATTCCTTGTTGAAAATGGTGAACCTGTCGAGTTTGATCAGCCTCTGATGATCCTTGCATAA
- a CDS encoding molybdenum ABC transporter ATP-binding protein: MITIDITHPFQDFTFEAHLELPATGIISIFGPSGSGKTTLLNFISGKMTPQKGYIAINGTVILDTDQHISLPIHKRGIGYVFQDPTLFPHYSVEKNLRYGEKEKNPELFAKIVALLGIEPLLKKRIAYLSGGEKQRIAIGRALLSSPQILLMDEPLSALDQARKEEILKYLIEIPDQFQIPILYVTHNVKEAEQLSQQFIAVNKGHISLEPISAIESFYEAEKS; the protein is encoded by the coding sequence ATGATTACGATCGACATTACCCATCCTTTTCAAGATTTCACCTTTGAGGCACACCTTGAGCTTCCTGCAACCGGTATTATCTCTATCTTTGGACCATCAGGTTCCGGTAAAACGACGTTACTCAATTTCATCTCCGGCAAAATGACACCGCAAAAAGGCTATATTGCCATTAATGGAACGGTCATTCTCGATACGGATCAACATATTTCGCTGCCCATTCATAAACGGGGGATTGGCTATGTCTTTCAAGATCCGACCCTTTTCCCTCACTATTCTGTTGAGAAAAATCTCCGCTACGGGGAAAAAGAGAAAAACCCTGAATTATTCGCCAAAATTGTGGCACTCCTTGGCATCGAACCGCTCCTCAAAAAACGCATCGCTTATCTTTCCGGCGGGGAAAAACAACGGATTGCCATCGGTCGTGCGCTCTTAAGCTCTCCACAAATCCTCTTAATGGATGAACCGCTCTCGGCATTAGATCAGGCGCGCAAAGAAGAGATCTTAAAATATCTCATTGAAATCCCCGATCAATTCCAAATCCCGATTCTCTATGTAACCCATAATGTCAAAGAGGCGGAACAATTGTCGCAACAATTTATCGCTGTCAATAAAGGCCATATCTCATTAGAACCGATTAGCGCCATCGAATCCTTTTATGAAGCAGAAAAATCATAG